In one window of Gudongella oleilytica DNA:
- a CDS encoding replication-associated recombination protein A, translating to MDLFSISMEEKLKKSAPLADRMRPQDLDDFVGQDHVLGEGKFLRRAIKADRINSMIFFGPPGTGKTTLAMIIANQTKMRFEKLSAVTAGVKDIREVVARAEESLKMTGKKTILFVDEIHRFNKSQQDALLPFVERGIIILIGATTENPYFEVNKALLSRAMVIVLNSLEREDLRLLVDKALTDKERGLGDYNVHLEDEALDYLLTIAQGDGRIVLNSLEIGVLSTEPDKNGLRTIDLDGIRDSIQVKSARYDKGGDEHYDTISAFIKSMRGSDPQAVSYYLAKMINAGEDPIFIARRIVIAASEDVGNADPMALQVAVAALQAVHAIGMPEGRIILSQAALYVANAPKSNSAIVAIDKAMDDVRNLEIGRVPGHLRDAHYGGAEKLGHGKGYLYPHDYPGHYVEQTYLPEGFEDKIYYKPSGQGLEKE from the coding sequence ATGGATTTGTTTTCTATATCTATGGAGGAAAAACTAAAAAAGTCAGCACCGCTTGCAGACAGGATGAGACCTCAGGATCTGGATGATTTTGTAGGACAGGATCATGTGCTTGGAGAGGGTAAGTTTTTACGAAGAGCCATAAAGGCTGACAGGATAAATTCCATGATCTTCTTCGGGCCACCGGGTACAGGCAAGACGACACTTGCAATGATAATCGCCAACCAGACAAAGATGAGATTTGAAAAGCTTTCAGCCGTAACAGCCGGAGTCAAGGATATTCGTGAGGTGGTAGCAAGAGCCGAGGAAAGCCTAAAAATGACTGGCAAAAAGACTATCCTTTTCGTTGATGAGATCCACAGGTTCAATAAGTCTCAGCAGGACGCTCTGCTGCCATTTGTAGAGCGAGGCATAATCATCCTTATTGGTGCAACCACTGAAAATCCTTACTTTGAGGTTAACAAAGCTCTTCTGTCAAGAGCTATGGTCATAGTCCTCAACTCACTTGAAAGAGAAGATCTGAGGCTTCTTGTGGATAAAGCCCTTACGGATAAGGAAAGAGGACTGGGGGATTATAATGTCCATCTGGAGGATGAGGCACTGGATTATCTATTGACCATAGCACAGGGTGATGGTAGAATCGTTCTTAATTCACTTGAAATCGGAGTATTATCCACCGAGCCAGATAAAAATGGATTGAGGACAATAGACCTTGATGGCATAAGGGACTCTATCCAGGTCAAATCAGCAAGATACGACAAGGGCGGGGACGAACACTACGACACCATCTCAGCATTTATAAAGAGCATGAGAGGCTCTGACCCACAGGCCGTATCCTACTACCTTGCCAAGATGATAAATGCAGGCGAAGACCCCATATTTATCGCAAGGAGGATCGTAATAGCAGCCTCCGAGGATGTGGGTAATGCCGACCCTATGGCACTCCAGGTTGCGGTTGCAGCATTGCAGGCAGTCCACGCCATAGGGATGCCGGAGGGAAGGATAATCCTTTCCCAGGCTGCATTATATGTTGCCAATGCACCGAAAAGCAACAGTGCAATAGTAGCTATAGACAAGGCAATGGATGATGTCAGGAACCTCGAGATAGGCAGAGTGCCAGGTCACCTCAGGGATGCCCATTATGGGGGAGCCGAAAAGCTGGGGCATGGGAAAGGATACCTTTATCCTCACGACTACCCGGGGCATTATGTGGAGCAGACCTATCTGCCGGAAGGCTTCGAGGATAAAATATACTACAAGCCCTCAGGTCAGGGCTTGGAAAAAGAATAA
- the asnS gene encoding asparagine--tRNA ligase has product MSLSIKDIYRGYKDYLDKEIILEGWIRTSRSSKAFGFIELNDGTFFKNLQIVYDDTLTNFKDIEKLPIYSAIRVSGTLVETPEAKQPFEVKASSIELEGMSDSEYPIQKKRHTLEYLRTIAHLRPRTNTYSAVFRVRSILAFAIHKFFQERGFVYAHTPIITASDAEGAGEMFRVSTLDMLNPPRTEDGKVDFSKDFFGKETNLTVSGQLEAEVFALAFKNTYTFGPTFRAENSNTARHAAEFWMIEPEIAFADLTDNMKLAEDMFKYIVNYVLENAPEEMEFFDSFVSKGIIERLKSIVNSEFGVVTYTEAVELLKKSGEEFQYPVEWGIDLQTEHERYITEKIFQKPVFVINYPKEIKAFYMRVNEDNRTVAAMDLLVPGVGEIIGGSQREERLDVLTQKIIDNGMDPEDYWWYLELRKYGGTKHAGYGLGFERAIMYITGMSNIRDVIPFPRTVNSAEF; this is encoded by the coding sequence ATGAGTTTGTCTATAAAAGACATTTACAGAGGCTATAAGGACTACCTTGACAAGGAGATCATCCTGGAGGGATGGATCAGAACATCCAGATCCTCAAAAGCCTTTGGCTTCATAGAACTTAACGATGGAACATTTTTTAAGAATCTGCAAATTGTTTATGACGATACCTTAACAAATTTCAAGGATATAGAGAAATTGCCTATCTACTCAGCAATAAGGGTGTCAGGCACTCTCGTGGAAACTCCTGAGGCTAAGCAGCCATTCGAGGTCAAGGCGTCATCGATTGAACTTGAGGGAATGAGCGACAGCGAGTATCCCATTCAAAAGAAGCGTCACACACTTGAATACCTGAGAACCATAGCGCACCTAAGACCAAGGACTAACACCTACAGCGCCGTTTTCAGAGTAAGGTCGATCCTTGCCTTTGCCATCCACAAGTTCTTCCAGGAGAGAGGCTTCGTATATGCCCACACTCCTATAATCACCGCTTCGGACGCAGAGGGTGCAGGAGAAATGTTCAGGGTAAGTACCCTTGATATGCTGAACCCTCCAAGGACGGAGGACGGGAAAGTTGACTTTTCAAAGGACTTCTTCGGAAAGGAGACAAATCTTACAGTCAGCGGGCAGCTTGAAGCAGAAGTGTTTGCTCTTGCCTTCAAGAATACATACACCTTTGGACCTACCTTCCGGGCTGAAAACTCAAACACCGCAAGACATGCCGCTGAGTTCTGGATGATAGAGCCTGAGATTGCCTTCGCAGACCTTACAGACAACATGAAGCTTGCTGAGGATATGTTTAAGTATATTGTGAACTATGTATTAGAAAATGCTCCTGAGGAAATGGAGTTTTTCGACAGCTTCGTAAGCAAGGGGATAATCGAAAGACTAAAGTCGATAGTAAACTCCGAGTTCGGTGTCGTAACCTATACTGAAGCAGTGGAGCTTCTGAAAAAATCAGGCGAGGAATTTCAGTATCCAGTGGAATGGGGAATTGACCTTCAAACAGAGCATGAAAGATATATAACGGAGAAGATATTCCAAAAGCCTGTATTCGTAATCAACTACCCCAAGGAGATCAAGGCCTTTTATATGAGGGTAAACGAGGACAACAGGACCGTAGCTGCCATGGACCTTCTGGTGCCCGGAGTCGGAGAGATAATTGGCGGAAGCCAGAGAGAGGAGAGACTCGACGTCCTCACTCAAAAGATAATCGACAATGGAATGGACCCGGAGGACTACTGGTGGTATCTGGAGCTTAGAAAATACGGCGGAACAAAGCACGCAGGCTATGGACTTGGCTTTGAGAGAGCAATTATGTACATCACAGGAATGTCAAACATAAGAGACGTTATCCCATTCCCAAGAACAGTCAACTCGGCGGAGTTCTAA